The window tagtaGAAAAGTCTATGCTACATCTCCATTTAAAAATCACATATGAGTAATAGTGGCTAGAGTAATACGGTCAgcaataaaagtaataacagTCTAGTGgccataaataatatttatatagccAAACAAACTGTTATATATAACCAAACaactgttatatttattaaatattagttGATTAACAGCTTTATGTAAATGCAGAAAGAGGGGATTGGTGGCCCCTGATTTACAGGCTACTAGATCTCATAGCAATTTAAGCCAAGCAACAGAAGTTGTCATCACAATCCAATTAACAAATGAGCAGTATTTCTCAATGACATAGGAATTGGTGtttaaaatacctaaaatataatcattatcaAAGTTACTTAATAGCGAAATAGcaaatcattcaatttaaatagaattttattcaaaattggaCTGTATCAGTACTACAGACATGTGATTTCAAAATAGAGTGTTGACTTTTTACCTAATTACCGGTGGGTTATTATTTACAGCACAGCGGGCAGGCGAGCGTCCCCATGGGGTCCCAGGCGGGGAGGACCTTGGGCTCCTGTTTGAACACTTGTAATACATCGTCGGGCACGTATTTTCGGTCGACTACTATCTGTGGAGTAGAAAACGTTTATGCCTCAATTTTGTACATTACAAGTTTATCGTAATTGTTATACATTACAGGTTCTATTATTGAGCAAGCATTTGGAAACTAAGGTCGAGCAATACCGGGACaactttatttatcattttaataagaaaaacttcaaatatctCTCTTGTCTGCCATGCCATTCACGTTGTAAATTTAGCTCTAACTCAACCTAAGGTGTACTACAGTAGGAGTTACAGAAACTGACTCATAACTTAACAGTAGGCGAAATGTTATCATTTTAGTTCTTGAATGTAACAATAGCATGACAAATAAGGTGTCTACATACCTCGAAAACAAACTCCCTGAACCAAGGCTCGGTGAGCAGCAAGTATCCTTTGTCGTACTCCTTATCGCTGTAAGAGTTCTCCACGCGGAACTTCGTCGGGTTACCCTTGTCCTGATTAACGAAAACAAGACAATATAGagtattgaaaaatatgagGTCGTTATATAATTGGCCGGGGTTAGGTTAACATTCTTCCCGCAGTATTCGACTTAACTGATTTTGTCATGTTAactgttatataaaaaaatcatcagtGACCGAAACCCATTGGAATCCCCAAATAGTGTGGCACTATTTTCCTCAAGACATTACGTACATCCTTCTAGTATTTAAGACGGCTGATTTCACGACTAGGTTAGCAGTTGGTTGTGCAAACACAAAACTTCTTCTTTATAGTTTTTCGTACTGGAATCACCGTAACTTTTTTTAACACTTCTATACAAGAGAGTTCTTATTTGACTAGGAAGGTGTAACTCACATCAGTTCCGACTGCGGTGAAGACCATGGCGTGCGTCATGCAGGAGTCCCCGTACATGAGTCTGTCGGCCTTCGGCAGGCCGATCTGCACCTCCGTGTTGAATACTAGGCGGTAGTCGTGGCTGgaagattatattatttagaattagattttattataaactgtaatttaaatgtacatATACAAACGAGGCGTCCGAAAAAGGGACTAAAATCAGAGGTTTAACTAAAGAATAAATTCATTTAACGTATACAACGGTATCTTCTTCTTATATGCCAAAtccaaataatgtttttctaatCTTTTGAATTGTGGAACTTTCAAGCTGGTCGCTATATCTCCCTGGGAGTTCCGGTGATTTATGTGTTATTGTAGGCAGTGCTTTAGCGTTAAGTTTACCGGCACTGATTGTAGaccgttatttatttgtttgaccTCAGCACTTGTCAAACTACTTATTAAACAGTGTAGTTCTATATACTTATTTCGTATATACTCACGCATCGAGGTCTTCCAACCCGTTCTTCCTCTCAAATCGTTTGGACACTTCACACCCGAACCACACAGCTTCGCCTCCCTGTATACTGTCCTTCACGGCTCTGAAAACATTCACAATCCATTAGACAATATACAAAGAGATTCAAGCAAAAAATTGACTATTGGATAATAAGTATTACTACAAATCGAAGCGAGTAAGTAGAACTCTGGAAAACTGGCGCAGTACGGTAATAGGatacttgaaaacaaaaatcttgttatagttagttagttaataaGTAAGACTTGTTACGTGCTTTTAAGATACTGAATTATACTTGTTTACgcgataaaagataaaataaatatccaatACTTATTAGAAATCTTAAAAGtcgtattcatttttattatctatatctatatactaatatataaagctgaagagtttgtttgtttgaacgcgctaatctcaggaactactggtccaaattgaaaaaatatttttgtgttgaatagaccactcatAGAggtaggctttaggctataaaccataacgctgcgactaataggagcgaagatacaatggaaaatgtgaaaaaatacagggcaggtataaatcataacgtatatcttctacccatggggacgaagtcgcgggcaacagctagtatctcaTAATGGAGCACGCGTTTACGACGCCTTGCGCAAAAATAACCTCTCGAGATATACCACAGAGCTCATGTTACATGCATCGGactatatttaacaatataatatagcataatattatttacttcataAGAGTTTCAACAGGCTGGTTGTTGTAAGCGGTCTGGCGGCCACCGACGACGTTGCCGAGGCACTGGAGCGTGTACAGCTGGCCGAACGGGTTCGACTCCCGGGGGTCCGATACTAAACACACCTGGAAATGTGAGGTAAGTTAAAATAGTATTACAACAAACAAGAGGGAATCGACTTGAAGGTCTATCTAACTAAGTAAATgctgaattgaaataaaataaatcatacagGAAAGCGTTATAATCTTATTCCTTATAATGGCATCTGGTGGGATGCCGCGTTCTCGTGAGGAAAATTAATAACGGGAATCGAATCGGAGCTCAAATgcaaaagttttaattcaaaGACGCATTTCCCGTTTTTCAgccatttttaaaacgttacaataatctCTAGGTGCACTCTTTTCAGGTGTGATGGTCAGCAGCGGGAAGCAACATGCTCATAATATATGTGGATGGTTAGCGGTTTGGTGtagaataatatttcttataccATACCTTACTGTCGACATCAAACAGCGGCCGTACGTGACTGTTGTAGAACTGCTGCGGCGTGAGCGACCCGAACGTGTTGTAAGCTTTCTCCTTGTTGTAGAACTCAAACGTGAAGGTTTCTGGAGGGGTACCTgtggaaaattataaataaataaatatatcaatacatataacttcatatttattttttttaccaaactgaagtcatttttatgaaatatgtgataaaaaaaaacgcgaaCCTGATATCGATCGCGAACCGTGGTTATGTAAGTGGTAAGCGGCGGGAAAACTGGGCCTTGCAgttaaaattacattgtcaAATTCATGCTTGGATTCATCTGCCAAACCCTAGCTGTTGAAAGAGAGGAGATACTACAGCCGGGCTcagtaattgtttgttttgttagccACGATGGCTGGCAAGAGCTAGATGCAAGCAGcggaagatagatctcgatggcgtgttAGGGAGGCCCATGtccgaatatgggctgatgatgatgatgtttacCTAAGCATGTAGCGACGATGTTGTATATGACTGCGATCTGACAGTTGATGGTGCATTGTATCTCCTCGTCAGAGGCCTTAGCCGCCACCTTGTCGCGCAACTCCTTGGCGTATTCGCGAAGCTGGAATTAAATCATAATGttccataatataatattgtacaacgttcatacaacgccatctagtctcaaactaaacaaagctagTATTATGGGTACTAGACGActcataaacatacttatttatttctaaatacatagatacataatgtaggTTAATTACActcagatacagaacaaatgatcgtgttcatcacaaaAATTtgtgggtgggaatcgaactcatgGCCTTCGGGATGTCAGCAGTCAGAGTCattagccactagaccaacatgccACACACATCTACattacacataaatatactttatgttcgttaatttaaatttgagttTGAGAGATCTTTCACAAAAACACGCAAAAACCGTGATAGCGACAGTTAGCATTTTCTCACATGATGACATCCTATTGGggctataataacaaatacttaaaataaacgagattaaatgtaatgtattttttcccACGcatttatacactcactttcctATTTGGTTGTAGTTCCAGTTGGATAattgtaaatcaattttgaggcactttccgataagctagcagactaaaattttcaaggtagctttaaacccgatgacaatgcaatttacaactataaaaacggctggacctattttgataaaatttgaatgaagtgacaTTTTAAAGCGtggttatttagatttttttattctattcatttttaagaattatttcaGGCCAGTTTATTTTACCTTGGTCTTGATGAGCGCATTCATGTGTAAGCTTCGGCGCGAGCTGAAGGACTCTGGGAAGCACTTCTTGGGGACGACACCATATTTGTTGACCAGGTTTACTATCATATCCCATTGACCGCCGTCGTTGATCGGGTCCTGAAAGAAAAACGTATAATTGGTAGGTATGCTATGCCAAAATAGTCAAATGGTCATGTTTATACACACAACAATAAACCCGTTATTAGTTAAACATAGTGACCAAACATAATAATTCATGATCCTAGCGATTAGAATTCtcctttttaaatttgtctgtTTACCTGTGAACAGCGTTGTGGGTTACATCATAACCACAACAAGTTATTGTTAAATTGGTTATAAGATTTCATAATTTAACTGATTTTTActcctcaaaataaaaaaataaagcaaccAAAGAAGTAAATTATGGTATTGAAATACTACTTTTGTTAATGGACATGAAGAACTTCCTCCAAGAATACAGTACCTTCAGTAGGAAGTTGACAAGTCGTCCCTCAAGCTGTTCTCCCTGCTTAGCAGTCGCCACGATGTTGTTCAGCCAGTAATGAGACCGCTCGATCTTATCCCAGAAGAAAAGGTAGCTAAAACATGATAAGTAGTCCTTGTAATTCTACTGTACAGGTATATGCCACGGAAATCCTCGTAAACTcctggaccgatttcaatgtATTTTAGGTTTCGGTGGCTCTCTGGATGCTTACGATTCACAAATCAGGCCAGCTGGACGAAGATCGTTGAATCAGCCGAGATCAAAatagagtatttttatttgttttaacacCTACGTGAGAAGCCTAACCACCTACGATAAGATTTGGTTATACAATGGAATTGATGATTCTTACGTATCTTTATTTTCAAGCGTCAACCTAACTAAAGATTCTAGGAGgactaagaaaaaatattaaaattttaagatcGCGGAGTTTTTGAACCAATAAGAGATTTATAGCAGCAACATTCTAAACTATAACAATTCACAACAGCATATTCTGACGGAGACATCATTTACCTAtgctttcttcttttcttttttataaacgactgacgcagtaaggaatttaattaccTATGCGGTTATGCgcatataatacaattaaaaacaatgccTATACTCTGATCCTTTTTTACGATATCCATTTCTACTAGGAAAGCGAGAACGTGCAATACACAGCGAGTAGTGCCATCTCACTCTGAGACATCGACAGTCCCGCTTTAGGAGATCATGTTGTAGAGACAGGCAAATGGGCCTTAACTTTAAGCCataaactaaacaatacatTGTGTGCAGACATACAGACCAAACAGTAAACAGAACACGTACACAATGGGTTATAGAAATTGCGATAAGTAGTACTAAAGTTACGTATTTATTGCATTTGACGTAAACATGATATGAGGCTTGTAACTATGCTTCGATTATCTTTGACAGACATTACAAACATTACATGGGACTACCTCATAAACCagtaaaattgatgttttttttg is drawn from Trichoplusia ni isolate ovarian cell line Hi5 chromosome 18, tn1, whole genome shotgun sequence and contains these coding sequences:
- the LOC113502864 gene encoding bleomycin hydrolase isoform X1; protein product: MLVKSLSTVLLRCRTCDLFRISTAAMSQVPLSLETLSKYRNDFYSDPKNELAQNVCTRFDPFEVAISRKKADSTLHVYNIKVESEAKPVTNQENSGRCWLFAALNVMRLPFMKKYGIEEFEFSQSYLFFWDKIERSHYWLNNIVATAKQGEQLEGRLVNFLLKDPINDGGQWDMIVNLVNKYGVVPKKCFPESFSSRRSLHMNALIKTKLREYAKELRDKVAAKASDEEIQCTINCQIAVIYNIVATCLGTPPETFTFEFYNKEKAYNTFGSLTPQQFYNSHVRPLFDVDSKVCLVSDPRESNPFGQLYTLQCLGNVVGGRQTAYNNQPVETLMKAVKDSIQGGEAVWFGCEVSKRFERKNGLEDLDAHDYRLVFNTEVQIGLPKADRLMYGDSCMTHAMVFTAVGTDDKGNPTKFRVENSYSDKEYDKGYLLLTEPWFREFVFEIVVDRKYVPDDVLQVFKQEPKVLPAWDPMGTLACPLCCK
- the LOC113502864 gene encoding bleomycin hydrolase isoform X2 — translated: MNSIIKLPVHNGVIIKLLRYSTQVDHKLPLSLETLSKYRNDFYSDPKNELAQNVCTRFDPFEVAISRKKADSTLHVYNIKVESEAKPVTNQENSGRCWLFAALNVMRLPFMKKYGIEEFEFSQSYLFFWDKIERSHYWLNNIVATAKQGEQLEGRLVNFLLKDPINDGGQWDMIVNLVNKYGVVPKKCFPESFSSRRSLHMNALIKTKLREYAKELRDKVAAKASDEEIQCTINCQIAVIYNIVATCLGTPPETFTFEFYNKEKAYNTFGSLTPQQFYNSHVRPLFDVDSKVCLVSDPRESNPFGQLYTLQCLGNVVGGRQTAYNNQPVETLMKAVKDSIQGGEAVWFGCEVSKRFERKNGLEDLDAHDYRLVFNTEVQIGLPKADRLMYGDSCMTHAMVFTAVGTDDKGNPTKFRVENSYSDKEYDKGYLLLTEPWFREFVFEIVVDRKYVPDDVLQVFKQEPKVLPAWDPMGTLACPLCCK